In Brassica napus cultivar Da-Ae chromosome C2, Da-Ae, whole genome shotgun sequence, the sequence ataaatgcaatattatttacaaataaaaaaatgtagcaAAATGTATGTTCTCAGTGATACTAGAACAATTGTTTCCAAAGTTTTATTTGAATTAAAGATGTATATATTAAAGAATTCATTCCAAAATCTCATATAAAGTTCACTTGGACTAATTTTTATCTTGTGAATTtatcattaaatatttttcatggtTATCTCagatattttaatatacatttataaattaattatatttataaggagTCATGTATATCTTATAATCTgatacttattattttcaaagtatttttatttattatatatctaaatgttataattaattattccaTGCGTCAGAATATAAGTCAAATAATATCtagtaaatttatatttcaaagttACTTTATAGTGTATTATATGTTTATGCACAcaaattagttataatatatgagtaattaatttaattagcTAAAAACAACTGGCAAGAGGAAATCAGCaaacaaacattataaatacaacttaaaattaaaagatcTGAAATGAATAAAGAgggaaataaagaaaaatactatttctccaaaaaaaaaaaaaaatatatatatatatatatataataatatcaaaaggAGAGCAAATATTCTAAGAACATTGATACACTTACCTTACATATACACAATATATGTATAGATTTGTATATCTATATAAATAGCTAGAGTCACCCCAAGTCTAGCTAAACTGAAAAGGACAAGAAGCTTTCACATTACCCGAGCCACACCATTCATGGGGCCCTTTTACTCTCTCTAGGAAGTGATCTTCAATCTATCATCGAGAAATTCTCTTAAACCACTATTTTTCCCAACACTTTAAAGTCATCTAGAGAGAGAACGTGAGAGAAAATAAGAGAGATCTCCAACTTGAACTTGAGACACCATTGATTTCATTTTCagctttataaaatatttttggagtCAACGAAAATATCTAAGAAGAAGCAAACACCAAGAGTACGTCCGTCTTCTTCTGGATTCTAGGGTTCTATTTGTTCTCCATTTTGATTTTCAATTCACTGATTTGATATATATCGAATTGTTTAATACCCGTTATTATTACAATTGTGGATATGGTTTTATTTCGTTTCTGATCAGTATTATCTCATGTATGTTAAAGGATTTTGTGTTGGGTCATCATCTTGTCAAGAAAATCACTCATCAGATCCATAGAAAAAGGTTGATGACTTTTTGAAAGATCTTGAATTGGTTCATCCTCTTGTCAAAAAGGTCGGGTACTTTTTGAAGATCTTGAACTGAATTTAGTCGTCAATCTTCTCATTAACCCTTTCATAAAAGAAAGCTGGATACTTTTTCAAGATCTAAATATTGGGACATCGTCATTTCAAGAATCCATATAACAAAGTTTGATACTTTTGATAGATATGTCAACGAGGGCGAGCACTCACCAAGAACCAGCAGAGAACGGAGCTAGTGGttcagacaacaacaacaacaacaacttcaaCTCGGCGATGAGAGAGCCCATGTTCGAGAAAGTGCTTACACCAAGCGACGTCGGGAAACTAAACCGGCTCGTGATTCCAAAGCAACATGCAGAGAATTACTTCCCGTTAGAGGACAATCAAACCGGCACGCTGTTGGATTTCCAAGACAAAAACGGCAAGATGTGGAGGTTCCGTTACTCGTATTGGAACAGTAGCCAGAGCTACGTGATGACCAAAGGATGGAGCCGTTTTGTCAAAGAGAAGAAACTCAACAACGGAGACACCGTCTCGTTCCACCGTGGCTACGTGCCCAACGACAACGAACCGGAGCAACGAAGGAACATATTGTTCATCGACTGGAGGAATAGATCAGACACAAATCTCTTACACAACATTAATCATCATCACTACCCGACCTTGGGGCCTCCTCCTTATCCAACGGCTAGTTATTATCCTGTGACAGAATATTCCATGCCGCATTACGGGAGGTTTCCATCTTTATATCATAACCAGTTTTTAGGGTATGGTTATGGACCTTATGGTAAAACTGTTACTGGAGGGCGTTACTACGCGGGATCACCATTGGATCATCATCATCGGTGGAATCTTGGTAGATCTGAGCCGTTCGTTTATGACTCCTGTCCTGTTTTTCCAACGACGAGTTTGACTTCGTCCTTGGCGATGTTGccgtcttcttctccttctcagcCGCCGCAGGAGGGGACGGCCAAGAAGCTAAGGCTGTTTGGGTTCGACGTAGAGGAGTCTTCTTCTTCAGGGGAGGCACGTGCCGAAATGGGTGTTGCTGGGCACTCTTCATCTTCTCCGGTTGTGATTAGAGATAATGAATCATCATGGAGGTTGCCACGTGGAGAAATGGGTGGATTGTCTTCTTCGGTTGTGAACTTAAGCGATGACGAAAACTATAAAAGGAAAGGGAAGTCTTTAGAATTTTAGACAGATAATTTCATTTATGTTCACCTCCATTTTCTCTAATTACcttttattataaagttttgaAATTGTACTCTCTGTGCCTATCTCTAGCTAAGCTGACAAAGTTCCATGGTACATTCTAACCTAATGGGGAGTTCCAAAagctctccctctccctctccctctccctctccctctccctctctctctctctctctctctctctctctctctcgctctctctctctctctctctctctctctctctctctctctctctctctctctctctctctctctctctctctctctctctctctctctctctctctctctctctctctctctctctctctctctctctctctctctctctctctctctctctctctctctctctctctctctctctctctctctctctctctctaacccatATGGTCCAGTTTGTTTGGTACTGTTGTCTTTgcttgatttaaattttaatttcaagttACAATATATAAGTTTGAAGAAGAAACACAAAAGATGTGTATAtctttcatctttcttttttttttactttaccccaaaaaagaaaacttcTACTACCTCTCATTTACTTTGTTAGTTTTTGTTTCGTTAATTGCTTGTAACCGTCAGTCTTTGCGACCGTACGTGTCAGGTTCCGAATTACAAGTTAAAGATTATTTAAGTTAGGGATCTTGTTGATGTCATAAGAACCAATATCATAtgcaaattattataaatgcaCTCATCATATACTGGAATAGCCCTGATAAAAGCAATAGAAAACAAAACTAGTTTGGGGTTgcaattatttatattaaaaactatgATTTCAATGCGCGGATCTTCAAAATCAGGCTATGTCAGGACTAGCTTTCTTTAATCTAGTCGATCGTCAAATCTGCTACGAAACAAAGAATTATAAATCTGTTAGGAAACAAGGACcacttttcttattagctttagatACTACTCAAAATTAAAGCTCTCAATGTTTCTTTCTTAGATCTTTTGGAACACTTttccattagacctatatttatatgaaagacaattcctTTTAACATGTaggatatggaaaacacaaacctaacctaaataaaaacttcattttcctatttctaggtttcTTTATTGTgtatattttaacatattaaacatctaataatatgttaagtttccacaagcttgaaattatccaacattcacccccttaattccaacttgaattagGGAGATCAATTTCTTGAACTCCGATTAAGCTCCTCATTTGCTTGAACATAATCCTTGCTAATGGCTTGGTAAGGATGTCGGCCTTCTGCTCAACACCCGGCACATGCTCCACTTCGATCTGTCCATTCTCCACACACTCACGAATGAAGTGATACTTCTTGAGTACATGTTTACTCCTTCCATAGAAAACTGGATTCTTCGTTAGAGCAATGGCTGATTTGTTGTCGATCCTAAGCTTGACCTTGTCGCCTTATTTGCTTAGTATCTCACTCAACAATTCCTTGATCCATATAGCTTGCTTCGCTGCTTCTGTTGCTGCCATGAACTATGCTTCGCATGATGACAATGCAACCATTTGCTGCTTCTGCGATGTCCAAGTGATTAGTGATGAACCGTAGTAGAATGCATGTCCTAACGTGCTCCTCACATCATCGAGATCAATGTTGTGACTGTTGTCACTATAACCAACAACACTCCTTGGCCCATCTCTCTTGAAGAACAGACCAAAGTTTGTTGTTCCTTTCACATACCGCAATATGTGTTTGATGGTTTGTCCGTGAGAGTCTCTCGGATTGTGCATGTATCTGCTAAGAACACCTACTGCGTAACACAGGTCGGGTCTTGTGTGAAACAGATACCTCAAACATCCTATGATTCTTCTGAACTCGGTAGCATCTATCTCTCGTTCATCTTCAGCTTTTGAGATCTTCAAATTCACCTCCATTGGAATTTGAGTTGCGTTACACGCTTCCATCTTTGTGTCACATAGGATTCCTTGAGCATACCTCTCTTGCTTTATTATGATTTCGTCTGCTCCTTGAATCACCTCTATGATCcaaagatccaaagagatttgttattgaaactccattgatatctatctatttatctaatgcagtttttataccttattgatgttatgaattgtttgaccatgtctgagtagttctcttgttagattttagggtttaaataggttatgagggattagccccaactatagattgctaagttgtgatattcatcattaggattgtcattaatgtctgtctctagattagctacctagaacttgccctacgAATTGTAAACATAAGCGAcagcttgcatctcaccctgaatccatcaTAACTGAGCTGAGACTTGCTCGAATaagcgagagctgatctagtaagcttagtgagcatattcaatctgcgcattaacgcttgaccaagagcatcgatcgatattcctatcgaataatcggtcgacgtttcaataagtgtatcgatcgatattcctattgaataatcgatcgacactggtcaatagacaaacctagaaagcgaaagcctaagggtttgttattaagtgttgagctctataatatcatgcatacagcTTATTAGGCATATGTAGGATTATGAttctgattacctgaataaaaaccctaagtctagctattttgatttaagtaccaaaaccccaatcaatcaatcgagcaattacttgctcacaaACTTGcaactttaaatttaaatcattaaacaacCTAGCTTAACAATTCTGATTAGACACTACAGGAAATGTGAGTATTAATAGCATCATATTATAgcgtttatgataattttacTATTGTATATCAATACTTGACTTTTTTATAGCGTTTATCAATTTAAAACGCTATATTTGTTATCGcgggaaaataaaaaatttaaccgCGTTAATTTGCTAAATGTAGGCGTTTTAACGATTCAAAATTAAATGCTATCGTAAAGTAAAATATCtctaatttaatcaaaaaataagtATTCTTTTCTACTTTAGTCTTTCTTTCTTTGACTTATaaacaaaatagtttaatttttatttttattttctttcatttctCTTTGTTCTCCGTACGAAGAAAACAAAGTAGTCTCAGATTCAATCTGCTTGGCTTTCCTCAAATTCTCAGATTTGATCTCTAGCCACTGTCGATTGAAGCTTCACCACCACACTCTTTTTGAAACCGTCGCTCATCACCACCATCTCCATCCCTCTCATccgccatctctctctctctctgattttgttttgattttacagGAAGGTGGGTCGTGAGCAACTAGAGATTTCCGCCTCGCCGCTGCTAGGATGCTATAGTCACTGCCAACACCTCACTCTCATTCTCTCCCTTCTCCGGTGGTGGCGTCAATTCGAGCTCGATGATTGTTctcaagaaagaagatgaattcGCGTTACCATACTCACTCCTCCTTCCTCAAGCTTCCTCATTTCTTCAGGCCAAAGGTCAGCCCTTTACCCTTTGCGTGTGATTGGTCACCAATAAACAGAAGTTTGACACTttcgagtttttttttcatgtctCAGAGCTTTGTTTGCTTATGTAGAATGATTAATATGATTCTGTTAAGTTTAAGacaatttcgaaattaatcTGAGCTGTATAGGATCCGAGTTTCATTTGATCAGTTTCTGTCTTTCTGATAGTGTAAACTTTTCATCAAAActgttctttttttaaaatcaaaaacctGCAATGATTATGTCTTGTGTTTATTTCTTAGTGTCTGTTTCTTGTAGAACTTGTTACTTTCCTTAGATATCTTGGAAACGTTTGAAGCGGTTGATATTATGTGCTGTGTTTATTTCTTAGATGTCGGTTTCATTATGGTTATTAGTTTTTGCAGTGGGTGAGTTGATTTGGGATAGCCTTGCAAATAACGTCATTGAAGAGCTCCATGCATCACTCTGCAAAGATGGATTGCTGAAAGATTGCAAGAGTCTGTAAAATCTTTCTCTGCATAACAATCCATTTCAATGGATGAGTTTCAGCTGGTAAGTAGTTTTATTCTGCAACCTCAAAGAACAAGCTTGTGATTGTATTGTTGTGTGTAACATTGTTGTGTGTAACATAGCAATGGTGTAAATGTATATAGATAGAAGGGCTGGACCTTGAAGACTGTCCTGAAAAAGAGCCTCTTGGTCATGGGTTCTATGCATACTTCACTATAGCAACAAGGATAACATTACCAGATTTCATCACCGAGTTTATCTGTTGTATTTTGCAATGAGTTCCTGTGTTTCATGGAttgattttgtgtgttttgaatCTTTAATGAAAAAACTTAAGGTATTCTATGCTTTAGTTGTGTTTTATtagagtaaattttatttattaatcttaAATATACCCTAAAAAggataaaaatgataatttgagttttgataaaaaaaatatttttatatataatatttttagaggTGTAtatcctaaacactaaaccccaAAACTTAATTCCAAACCTTATATCAAATttcaaaccataaacccaaaatttaacctcaaatcaaatccaaaatctaatcataaatctaaattctaaacctcaaacactaaatcttaaaaatttgatttataaagaacatttttttatgattgttcaataaatttgaaatatcataataaaataaagattatGTTATATCAAATCTCTACATcacatcaaaattatatttattggtGATTTACTTGTGTTATTACAgtgaattatatttattaatgattttaaaagcaacaaaaaaaactttttttatcttaatatgataaagagaaaatccaacactaataataaattagaaaaaacaaaaaaattaccttaagttctaaaccctaaacatgccCTAAACCCTAACTACATATTTCAAATCCTATATCTTGAATTTCATTTTATACGTATATCTTCAACTTTAAACATTTTAATCCAAACACTCAGATTATATATCATACAGAAATATTCAAgtttaaacattataatacaaaacCTACATATATCCATAGCCCTACTTATACTCCAAACCCTATATCATATTTCAAACTCTATACAAAAAGTATTAAatcataacattttaaatttataacacCTTTTTATACtaaattatgaagttatacaaactataaaatctaaataaaatcaatatattcataatataaCTTCAATCTCTAAACTCCAAACCACATACCTCATATTGACTTATATCacataaaacattaaatcttaatttttaatcaatcacacaatttgaaaatttaaatacaaaatacggattaaaagttttaaattatgatatcaaattatttaaagtttaaataattttacaataattataaataaaaaagaagataaattgtactatttttttttgagccATTGATTGATTTTTAAATCAAAGGTCCAAAATCAATCTCCTATCTATCTTCACCTTTGTTTTCTATTGATTATGCGCGGATCACCCTCTGCACCGTTAGATCATACTGAATCAACGcttgagatttgtttttttttttccaattattTTCTGAGAACAGATCGCGTTCGAGAGAGACAgaggtcaaaaaaaaagagaaagaggcGACTGGGTAAGCTGTGCTCGAAGCCCTAGCAAACCTCggcctccttctcttcttctttctcgtcGGCCTCCTTctattcttcttcctcgtcagcctccttatcttcttctcttcttctttctctaaaCTCTCTGATTTTCGATATATCTCTTCATATTCATGCTAAGAACTGATAGATCTGTGTTGTGGTTGTCGAAATCTGATAGATTAAGGTTCTCTGATTTTGTACTGTGTTTAAACTCTTCATATACTTGCTGTCGATttgctgttaaaaaaaaatctgatttgtTTTGACGATTTGGATCTGATTATAATTGAGGACGATCGATCTGTTTCTATTgtgttgaatctgattttttttttctattttggttATTGAATCTAAGTCTGAGACTAAAATCGAAATTTTGAACAAGTCTGATTTGATTAATCTGTTCTGTATTGCTCAAGTTTTGATTTATACTTGTCTTTGGTTGAATTCGAAATTGATCTGAGAAGTGTGGATTTGATTTTCGTTTTGATCTGTTTCTGTTAAAGTCTAAGATTGATCGCTTCTTTTCTATTGTTTCTGTTTCTGATTATCAACTTGTTTCTGATTATCAATCTGATTTATTAAGATTTGAATTTCGTTTCGAGTCTGTCTCTGTTGGCAAGttgattgtttgttttcttttgaactTCTTACTGCTGTGTGTTGCTGTATGATCCCTACTTCGCAGTCACATCCACAGGAAAACTTGCTTTTTGTTGCTCAAGAAAATCTGAAAGTCTGGTTTTGGATTCAGCGCCTTGTACAAGTAATGGTAGGTAACCACTGAATTTGTCTCTTACCATCATTTTTATTTGCCTGAGTTCCTACTGAGTTGTTGTTGATCACTGTATTGCTTAAAGAATGGATATTAATCTCTTATTTTCTAAAAAGGATGTtgctttgtttttgaaaaaaactacaGGCCAGAACAGAAGCTTGTGAAGGATGGTTTCATCATCAGGAAGCCAACCAAAATCCACTGTCCTGAAGAAATACCGAGAGTCAAAGAAGATTGACAAGTACATGTACCATCATGGTACTACCATGTATCGAACATACAAGGCGACAGAGAAACTCTGATGTATGCTGCAGAGGACTCGATAGGAGGCTTAGTTTAGCTTTAGGTTAATTATGTTTTGGctaattttgttttggtttaatgttttaatttgtttatggTTTAATTTGTTCTTTAGTTATTTGTATACTGAtttcaattaataaataaaattttgattttaaattttcaattaattttctatttaatattgaattatgaattatatttttaataaattttcagataattaaaaacaaattaataacaCGAAACATTTGCTATTTTTTCTAttggaaaaattaaattaattagttttaataactGTTGTATCatgttattataaatattaacaattgCACACAAACTAACGCTATCGTTGTATAGTTAACTATAGCATAAAAAAACTGCTATTAAAAGTGTCGGACCTATTATAACGAGCGCTGTCAGAAAGGACAAATAAACGCTATTAACTCATAGCGTTTTCCGTCCGCTATTACTACCcttatttcttgtagtgagatTTATTATGTtctctagctccttgtggattcgatccctaaataCTACAACTGAagctcttatttgagagagtaattcactccttagatagtttgagtgatatcaaagaCCTACAGAAAGGTTAGTCGGTTGAAAGGATCAAGGAGTTTTAGTCTTAGAAACAGAGGCTAtcgaaagaaagaagaagagccaGAGAATATATTGTAACTGCGGTTAGGTTTGGAAGAGTCAGAAGCTGGCTAAGAGGTGAGTGAGATCATCAGAGTATCGCCGAAGTGAAAGCTTTGAAGAGTCGCagcaaagagaagagagagtgacATTGAGCTAGGGTctgggagggagagagagagagagagagagagagagagagagagagagagagagagagagagagagagagagagagagagagagagagagagagagagagagagagagagtttcagAGTTATGTCTGAAAGTTGGAGGTTGTGGATCTAATTCAACCAAACTCTGGATGGGCTTGTTGTGCCTGCCCAAATATTCCTTGCTTGCCAAGGCTTCAACCtgaaagaaaaggaaaccccCAAGTCTCACCCCAGGTTACGGATGATGATTAAAAGATGCATTTTATCTAATGAGAAAAGTTGATAAGTTTGTTATAACAGCATCATCAACTTGACAAGAAAAACCAACGAACTGATGAAGCACatagagagaaaaagaagacgTCTTAGCCCAAGATCGGGAGAGTGAAACTCGACGGAATTACTATGGTGGAGATCAGTCAGAGAGGACAAATCCGGGAGTGATTTACTGTCTTCATCTTTTAGATCTGAAATTGAGTCATCTATTTTATGTTCTTGTGATAACTTACTCTGTTTTGGGAATCACCATTG encodes:
- the LOC106434881 gene encoding secreted RxLR effector protein 161-like; the encoded protein is MEACNATQIPMEVNLKISKAEDEREIDATEFRRIIGCLRYLFHTRPDLCYAVGVLSRYMHNPRDSHGQTIKHILRYVKGTTNFGLFFKRDGPRSVVGYSDNSHNIDLDDVRSTLGHAFYYGSSLITWTSQKQQMVALSSCEA
- the LOC106434886 gene encoding B3 domain-containing transcription factor NGA4 — encoded protein: MSTRASTHQEPAENGASGSDNNNNNNFNSAMREPMFEKVLTPSDVGKLNRLVIPKQHAENYFPLEDNQTGTLLDFQDKNGKMWRFRYSYWNSSQSYVMTKGWSRFVKEKKLNNGDTVSFHRGYVPNDNEPEQRRNILFIDWRNRSDTNLLHNINHHHYPTLGPPPYPTASYYPVTEYSMPHYGRFPSLYHNQFLGYGYGPYGKTVTGGRYYAGSPLDHHHRWNLGRSEPFVYDSCPVFPTTSLTSSLAMLPSSSPSQPPQEGTAKKLRLFGFDVEESSSSGEARAEMGVAGHSSSSPVVIRDNESSWRLPRGEMGGLSSSVVNLSDDENYKRKGKSLEF